Below is a window of Chryseobacterium arthrosphaerae DNA.
AATGAGCGTTTGCAGAGGAAAATGATCTCTTATCTGGAAACAGAAAATTATTTTTATCCTTATATCACAGGCGAAGAGTATCTGGCCTATTTTACTTCTGGAAAAGAAGCTGACATCACAGAGATCATCAAAAAATTCAACCTTCCGCTGAAAAAATATGTACAGTACTATTCCAGTGGGATGAAGAAAAAGCTGGCACTAATAGGAATGCTCATGCTGGACAAACCTATTAATATTCTGGATGAACCTTTCAACGGAGTAGATTTTGAAGGTGTTCATATTCTGTATGATATCATCAGTCAGTTGAAATCTGAGAATAAAATAGTGATTGTGAGTTCCCATATCATTGAAACCCTTTTTCATACCTGTGACAAAATAGCGGTGCTGCAGAACGGTAAAATTGAGAGAATATATGATAAAGAAGACTTCGGCCAGCTGGCTACACTTAAATTTTAAAAAGAAATATTGACGTCTGCTTAATGTAAACCATTCAAAATGAAATATAAAACCTATCCGCTATACATCATCACCGGTGGCCCCGGAGCTGGAAAAACAACATTACTGAATGAGCTGGAAAGCATCGGATATCGTACCGTACCGGAAGAAGGACGGAGGATTATCAAAGAACAGATTCTGGTGAATGGAGAAGGCCTGCCGTGGATGAATAAAAAACTTTTTGGAGAGCTGATGTTTGAGGCTTCAGTAAGATCCTATCAGGAAGTGATGGAAACCGGTAGTTCCGGACCCGTTTTCTTTGACCGTGGAATACTGGATTCCATTGGATATCTCAGATTGGAAAATATTCCTGTTCCTGAGGAGATGACCACAATAGCCCGGGAAATGATCTATCATAAGAATGTATTTATTCTTC
It encodes the following:
- a CDS encoding ABC transporter ATP-binding protein — its product is MPDKISEPMLEIKNINVEFKNQKVLNGLHLSIEEGCILGILGKNGAGKTTLFESLYQTLKFSGSITWKNERLQRKMISYLETENYFYPYITGEEYLAYFTSGKEADITEIIKKFNLPLKKYVQYYSSGMKKKLALIGMLMLDKPINILDEPFNGVDFEGVHILYDIISQLKSENKIVIVSSHIIETLFHTCDKIAVLQNGKIERIYDKEDFGQLATLKF
- a CDS encoding AAA family ATPase, with translation MKYKTYPLYIITGGPGAGKTTLLNELESIGYRTVPEEGRRIIKEQILVNGEGLPWMNKKLFGELMFEASVRSYQEVMETGSSGPVFFDRGILDSIGYLRLENIPVPEEMTTIAREMIYHKNVFILPPWREIYENDPERKQNFEEAVSTYQHMKEIYLEYGYHLIEVPEVPVEKRAGFILEIIEADYTELNIL